Proteins co-encoded in one Streptomyces diastaticus subsp. diastaticus genomic window:
- a CDS encoding lysophospholipid acyltransferase family protein, whose protein sequence is MFYQLLKHVLLGPLLRLLFRPRVEGLGHVPEEGAAIVAGNHLSFADHFLMPAILRRRITFLAKAEYFTGPGLRGRLTAVFFRSAGQIPVDRSGREAGQAAIREGLGVLGRGELLGIYPEGTRSHDGRLYKGKVGVAAMALRAGVPVVPCAMIGTFEAQPPGQRFPSPRRVRIRFGEPLDFSRHAGLADEKAVLRAVTDEIMTAVLALSGQEYVDRYAAEAKAEEDERRKEKRRAGVRHPNRAG, encoded by the coding sequence GTGTTCTACCAGCTACTCAAACACGTCCTGCTGGGGCCGCTGCTGCGGCTGCTGTTCCGGCCCCGCGTCGAGGGGCTCGGACACGTACCGGAGGAGGGCGCGGCGATCGTCGCGGGCAACCATCTCTCCTTCGCCGACCACTTCCTGATGCCGGCGATCCTGCGGCGCCGCATCACCTTCCTGGCCAAGGCGGAGTACTTCACGGGGCCGGGCCTGCGCGGGCGGCTGACCGCCGTGTTCTTCCGCAGCGCCGGTCAGATCCCGGTCGACCGCTCGGGCCGCGAGGCGGGCCAGGCCGCGATTCGCGAGGGGCTCGGCGTCCTCGGCCGGGGCGAGCTGCTCGGCATCTACCCGGAGGGCACCCGTTCGCACGACGGGCGGCTCTACAAGGGGAAGGTCGGGGTGGCCGCGATGGCGCTGCGGGCCGGGGTGCCGGTGGTCCCGTGCGCGATGATCGGCACCTTCGAGGCGCAGCCGCCGGGGCAGAGGTTCCCGAGCCCGCGCCGTGTCCGCATCCGCTTCGGTGAGCCGCTGGACTTCTCGCGGCACGCCGGGCTCGCCGACGAGAAGGCCGTGCTGCGGGCGGTCACCGACGAGATCATGACGGCCGTCCTCGCCCTCTCCGGCCAGGAGTACGTGGACCGCTACGCGGCCGAGGCCAAGGCCGAGGAGGACGAGCGGCGCAAGGAGAAGAGGCGGGCCGGGGTCCGGCACCCGAACCGAGCGGGGTAG
- a CDS encoding Rieske 2Fe-2S domain-containing protein, translated as MITAETTTAQVRSALRRALPKNERPGLVLRTMDRLERASVLDAVAEPLRRGVRSLPLSRAARDVLHGKWLGHPVHPVMVQVPVGAWLSSAVLDLVPGAKVPSRVLIAVGLAGAGPAAVTGWADWADLHKEQVRVGLVHAVLNSAGVFCYAGSLGARLVGREGAGRMLALAGLTVIGAGGAIGGHLAFRQASGANHTESFPHLVSPGWHSLGELTTIPLGRPVRRMIEDLAVLVVRDADDTLSVIADHCSHLGGPLSEGTVKEGCVTCPWHGSVFRLSDGWNVEGPATAPQPVFDARVTDGEVEVRLRRGTRRRSRPAPVRNR; from the coding sequence ATGATCACCGCGGAGACGACGACGGCGCAGGTCCGCTCGGCGCTGCGCCGCGCCCTGCCGAAGAACGAACGCCCCGGCCTGGTGCTGCGCACCATGGACCGGCTGGAGCGCGCCTCGGTGCTGGACGCCGTCGCCGAACCGCTGCGGCGCGGAGTGCGGTCGCTGCCGCTCTCCCGCGCCGCCCGCGACGTCCTGCACGGCAAGTGGCTCGGCCACCCCGTGCACCCGGTCATGGTGCAGGTCCCGGTCGGCGCCTGGCTCTCCTCAGCCGTCCTCGACCTGGTACCGGGGGCCAAGGTGCCCTCGCGCGTGCTGATCGCCGTCGGACTGGCCGGAGCGGGACCGGCCGCGGTCACCGGCTGGGCGGACTGGGCGGACCTCCACAAGGAACAGGTGCGCGTCGGCCTCGTCCACGCCGTGCTGAACTCGGCCGGGGTCTTCTGCTACGCCGGTTCGCTCGGCGCGCGGCTCGTCGGCCGCGAGGGGGCCGGGCGGATGCTGGCACTGGCCGGGCTCACCGTGATCGGGGCGGGCGGCGCCATCGGCGGGCACCTCGCCTTCCGCCAGGCGTCCGGCGCCAACCACACCGAGAGCTTCCCGCACCTGGTCTCGCCCGGCTGGCACAGCCTGGGCGAGCTGACCACCATCCCGCTGGGGCGGCCGGTGCGCCGGATGATCGAGGACCTCGCGGTCCTGGTGGTACGGGACGCCGACGACACGCTCTCGGTCATCGCCGACCACTGCAGCCACCTGGGCGGCCCGCTCTCCGAGGGGACGGTCAAGGAGGGCTGCGTCACCTGTCCCTGGCACGGCAGCGTCTTCCGCCTCTCCGACGGCTGGAACGTCGAGGGCCCCGCCACCGCCCCGCAGCCCGTCTTCGACGCGCGGGTCACCGACGGCGAGGTCGAGGTGAGACTCCGCCGCGGTACACGGCGCCGCAGCCGGCCGGCGCCGGTCCGCAACCGCTGA
- a CDS encoding DUF6480 family protein, whose protein sequence is MSAHSIHAKSRVTPGMRGGGGPRPQETPPAEDGVGGTGPRETHNPTKGWAAGPLAAIVIVSVLVALFFLAYAIIIL, encoded by the coding sequence ATGAGCGCACACTCGATCCATGCGAAGTCGCGCGTCACCCCCGGAATGAGGGGCGGTGGCGGGCCCCGACCGCAGGAGACACCCCCGGCCGAGGACGGCGTCGGCGGCACCGGCCCCCGGGAGACCCACAACCCGACCAAGGGCTGGGCCGCCGGGCCACTCGCGGCCATCGTCATCGTCAGCGTGCTGGTGGCCCTGTTCTTCCTGGCCTACGCGATCATCATCCTCTGA
- a CDS encoding cysteine hydrolase family protein codes for MNRALIVIDVQESFRARPEWSRMADPDIARPVDRLVALARDRGDLVVRVLHTEPGTGNAFDPEQGHVRPLAELAPALPGEPLLTKTAHNCFTTTPLQRLLTEAGVTALWLCGIRAEQCVETTARLGSDLGYAVTFVTDATTTDGVGGLGPAQIVQRTEAVLRDRFARIATVAELEAERAAERTGGPAGLAVSPG; via the coding sequence ATGAACCGCGCCCTGATCGTCATCGATGTCCAGGAATCCTTCCGAGCCCGCCCCGAGTGGAGCCGGATGGCCGATCCGGACATCGCCCGCCCGGTCGACCGCCTGGTGGCCCTCGCCCGGGACCGGGGTGACCTCGTCGTCCGCGTCCTGCACACCGAGCCCGGCACCGGCAACGCCTTCGACCCCGAGCAGGGCCACGTCCGGCCCCTCGCCGAACTGGCACCCGCTCTGCCCGGCGAACCCCTGCTCACCAAGACCGCGCACAACTGCTTCACCACCACCCCGCTCCAGCGCCTGCTGACCGAGGCCGGCGTCACCGCGCTGTGGCTCTGCGGAATCCGCGCCGAGCAGTGCGTCGAGACCACCGCCCGGCTCGGCAGCGACCTCGGCTACGCCGTCACCTTCGTCACCGACGCCACCACCACCGACGGTGTCGGCGGGCTCGGCCCCGCCCAGATCGTCCAGCGCACCGAGGCGGTGCTGCGCGACCGGTTCGCCAGGATCGCCACCGTCGCCGAGCTGGAGGCGGAAAGAGCGGCAGAGCGCACCGGCGGACCCGCCGGACTGGCAGTATCGCCCGGGTGA
- a CDS encoding GlxA family transcriptional regulator: protein MTHVVLLLLPGVHLLDLAGPAQVFSTAADFGHPYRLRYLAEREQVVSAQGLPLSAVTDWPELGPGDLLLVPGRRSLRLGGGPWFGPGIRERLRAHHAAGGTVASVCSGAGALGEAGLLDGRRCTTHHELQDELAARHPRATVVRDVLYTTDDRVVTSAGIASGIDLALHLLAERHGPALAARVARSMVVHARRNGHEPQASVMLRHRAHLDDAVHRTQDLIDARFAEPLPLAGLADAARVSPRTLTRLFARATGGLTPLRYQQQLRLEHARHLIGQGTPAETAARAVGFSDARMLRRLRHREAAATA, encoded by the coding sequence GTGACCCATGTCGTCCTCCTGCTGCTGCCCGGCGTCCACCTGCTCGACCTGGCCGGACCGGCGCAGGTCTTCAGCACCGCCGCCGATTTCGGCCACCCCTACCGCCTGAGATACCTCGCCGAGCGGGAGCAGGTCGTGAGCGCCCAGGGGCTGCCGCTCTCGGCCGTCACCGACTGGCCCGAGCTGGGCCCCGGCGACCTGCTGCTGGTCCCCGGCCGCCGCTCGCTCCGGCTGGGCGGCGGCCCCTGGTTCGGGCCCGGGATCCGCGAGCGGCTGCGCGCCCACCACGCCGCCGGAGGGACCGTCGCCAGTGTCTGCTCCGGTGCCGGAGCCCTGGGCGAGGCCGGACTGCTGGACGGGCGCCGCTGCACCACCCACCACGAACTCCAGGACGAACTGGCCGCCCGCCACCCGCGGGCGACCGTGGTCCGCGACGTCCTGTACACCACCGACGACCGGGTGGTCACCTCCGCGGGCATCGCCAGCGGTATCGACCTCGCCCTGCACCTGCTCGCCGAACGCCACGGCCCGGCGCTCGCCGCCCGGGTCGCCCGCAGCATGGTCGTCCACGCCCGCCGCAACGGCCACGAACCCCAGGCCAGCGTCATGCTGCGGCACCGCGCCCACCTCGACGACGCCGTCCACCGCACCCAGGACCTCATCGACGCCCGGTTCGCCGAACCGCTGCCCCTCGCCGGCCTCGCGGACGCCGCCCGGGTCAGCCCACGCACCCTGACCCGGCTCTTCGCCCGGGCCACCGGCGGGCTGACCCCGCTCCGCTACCAGCAGCAGCTACGGCTGGAGCACGCCCGGCACCTCATCGGCCAGGGCACCCCGGCCGAGACCGCCGCCCGCGCCGTCGGCTTCAGCGACGCGCGGATGCTGCGCCGCCTGCGGCACCGCGAGGCGGCGGCCACCGCCTGA
- a CDS encoding SAM-dependent methyltransferase — MTATPKPAIDTSRPHPARVYDWLLGGKDHYLVDQRVGEKLPAEARGNAARNRAFMHRAAAWLAGQGVDQFLDIGTGIPTEPNLHQIVQAVVPSARVVYADNDPIVLRHAEALLVSSEEGVTDYIEADVRDPGSIIMHARSVLDFDRPVALSLIALLHFVPDGDDPYGITRALVDALPSGSWLVLSHGTADEHPELESSTKDAYKEGAIPLRMRTRAEVERFFAGLELAAPGLVTATGWYREEPAPVSERSGFYVGVARVP; from the coding sequence ATGACGGCAACGCCCAAACCCGCGATCGACACCAGCCGGCCGCACCCGGCCAGGGTCTACGACTGGCTTCTCGGCGGCAAGGACCACTACCTCGTCGACCAGCGGGTCGGGGAGAAGCTCCCGGCCGAGGCGCGGGGCAACGCCGCCCGCAACCGGGCCTTCATGCACCGGGCGGCCGCCTGGCTGGCCGGGCAGGGGGTCGACCAGTTCCTCGACATCGGCACCGGTATCCCCACCGAGCCCAACCTCCACCAGATCGTGCAGGCCGTCGTCCCCTCGGCCCGGGTGGTCTACGCGGACAACGACCCGATCGTGCTGCGCCACGCCGAGGCCCTGCTGGTCAGCAGCGAGGAGGGCGTCACCGACTACATCGAGGCCGACGTACGCGACCCCGGGTCGATCATCATGCACGCCCGTTCGGTCCTGGACTTCGACCGGCCGGTCGCCCTGTCGCTGATCGCCCTGCTCCATTTCGTCCCGGACGGCGACGACCCGTACGGCATCACGCGGGCGCTGGTCGACGCGTTGCCCTCGGGGAGCTGGCTGGTCCTCTCGCACGGCACCGCCGATGAGCACCCGGAGCTGGAGAGCAGCACCAAGGACGCCTACAAGGAGGGCGCGATCCCGCTGCGGATGCGCACCCGCGCCGAGGTCGAGCGGTTCTTCGCGGGGCTGGAGCTGGCGGCGCCCGGCCTGGTGACGGCGACCGGCTGGTACCGGGAGGAGCCCGCGCCGGTCAGTGAACGCAGCGGCTTCTACGTGGGGGTGGCCCGGGTCCCGTAG